One genomic region from Spirosoma sp. KCTC 42546 encodes:
- a CDS encoding Rid family detoxifying hydrolase → MSKQIVYSEQAPEPIGPYSQAVKVNVAAGTGILFVSGQVAIDLAPKGDIKAETQKVMENIGAILKAAGLDYTNVVKSTIFVKDMNNFAAINEVYGQFFTSEPPARETVEVARLPKDVNVEISVIAV, encoded by the coding sequence ATGAGCAAACAAATTGTTTATAGCGAACAAGCCCCTGAACCCATTGGTCCCTACAGTCAGGCGGTTAAAGTAAATGTAGCCGCCGGCACGGGAATCCTGTTCGTTTCTGGCCAAGTTGCCATCGACCTGGCCCCCAAAGGCGATATTAAGGCTGAAACACAAAAGGTCATGGAGAACATCGGGGCTATTTTGAAGGCTGCTGGTCTGGATTATACCAACGTGGTTAAATCCACCATTTTCGTGAAGGACATGAATAATTTCGCTGCTATTAACGAAGTCTATGGTCAGTTCTTCACCAGCGAACCACCTGCTCGCGAAACGGTTGAAGTAGCCCGCCTACCTAAAGATGTTAATGTTGAAATTTCGGTAATTGCTGTTTAA
- a CDS encoding App1 family protein — MSSWKDFLVSASTDVETQFDRLKTRLFGRLDAEKPYRIIYYRGFGSPSEVFLKGRVLRQRDLSTPSDRDTFWQNLLATYQRFGSDEVEGVTVRVEAFGLAHTTITDKEGYFEVTINPPNDLPAGRVWFPVRYSLEGVLQPDTKETSENQSVVKDGYLMISPPFSQFGIISDIDDTVLVTDATNLLQTARLTFLGNAYTRLPFAGIAAFYRALQSGPVTTLFNPIYYVSSSPWNLYDLLVDFFRIQGIPKGPIFLRDFSISPTFLLPEGHHVHKLAMIRKVLDVNPQLPFVLIGDSGQQDPEIYTQIVRENPGRIRAIYIRDVSEDRRDETVRALIQTTEAYHVPMLLVSDTVAAAEHAASLGLIDPDTIPEIRADRRADTTGQA; from the coding sequence ATGTCCTCCTGGAAAGATTTTTTAGTATCTGCATCAACTGATGTTGAAACCCAGTTCGATCGACTCAAAACCCGGCTCTTTGGGCGGCTCGATGCCGAAAAACCCTACCGGATTATTTACTATCGTGGCTTTGGGAGCCCGTCGGAAGTTTTTCTGAAAGGCCGCGTTTTACGTCAGCGCGATTTAAGCACACCCAGCGACCGGGATACGTTCTGGCAAAATCTACTGGCTACCTATCAACGCTTCGGAAGTGATGAAGTGGAAGGTGTTACCGTGCGTGTTGAAGCTTTTGGTCTGGCACACACGACCATAACGGATAAGGAAGGCTACTTTGAGGTGACTATTAACCCTCCGAACGATTTACCGGCCGGTCGGGTATGGTTTCCCGTTCGTTATTCGCTGGAGGGCGTTTTACAGCCTGATACGAAGGAAACGTCAGAGAATCAATCTGTTGTTAAAGATGGTTATCTGATGATTTCCCCACCATTTAGTCAGTTTGGTATTATCTCCGACATCGACGACACCGTGCTCGTGACCGATGCTACAAACTTACTCCAAACGGCACGACTTACGTTTTTAGGAAACGCCTACACCCGCTTGCCCTTTGCGGGAATAGCCGCGTTTTATCGGGCATTACAAAGTGGTCCTGTTACTACGTTGTTCAATCCGATTTATTATGTATCGAGCAGTCCCTGGAATTTATATGACCTTCTGGTTGATTTTTTTCGGATTCAGGGGATTCCGAAAGGACCGATTTTTCTCCGCGATTTTAGCATATCGCCCACGTTTTTATTGCCAGAGGGACACCATGTGCATAAGCTAGCCATGATTCGGAAAGTATTGGACGTGAACCCGCAGTTGCCGTTTGTACTCATTGGGGATAGTGGTCAGCAGGATCCCGAAATTTATACACAGATTGTACGCGAAAACCCGGGCAGAATTCGGGCTATCTATATTCGCGATGTATCGGAAGACCGACGCGACGAAACCGTTCGGGCACTCATCCAAACCACAGAAGCCTACCATGTTCCTATGCTGCTGGTGTCCGACACGGTAGCGGCTGCTGAACACGCAGCCTCGCTGGGATTGATCGACCCCGATACCATTCCCGAAATCCGGGCCGACCGACGGGCAGATACTACTGGTCAGGCATAA